The sequence ATTGCCCTATTTGCCCGGGTAGGGGGTGGTATCTACACCAAAGCGGCCGACGTTGGCGCCGACCTCGTGGGTAAGGTTGAAGCCGGCATTCCCGAAGATGACCCGCGCAACCCCGCCACCATCGCCGATAACGTAGGCGACAACGTGGGCGACGTAGCCGGGATGGGTGCCGATTTGTTTGGCTCGTACGTGGCCACGATTCTGGCGACGATGGTGCTGGGCCGCGAAATTGTTATTCCCAACGATACGATCATGGGGCACGCGCCCATTGTACTACCCGTGCTGATTGCGGGGATGGGGCTGATTTTCTCGATCCTGGCCTGCTACCTGGTGCGCGTGAAAGACGACAACGGAAACGTGCAGGGGGCGCTGAACCTGGGCAACTGGGGGTCGATCATCCTGACGGTCATTGCGTCATATTTCCTCGTAAACGCCATCCTGCCCGATACGACCATGCAGATTCGTGGCGTGGAGTTTACCCGTAGCGACGTGTTCTACGCCATCCTGACGGGCCTGGCGGTTGGTGCGCTGATGTCAACCATCACCGAATACTACACGGCCATGGGCCGTCGGCCGGTCTTGTCAATCATCCGGCAGTCGGCTACGGGCGCGGCGACCAACATCATCGGCGGTCTGTCGGTGGGTATGGAATCGACGGTACTACCCATTCTGGTGCTGGCGGCGGGTATCTATACCTCCTATCACTTTGCCGGTCTGTACGGCGTGGCCATTTCGGCCGCGGGCATGATGGCCACCACGGCAATGCAGTTGGCAATCGACGCTTTTGGGCCCATCGCCGACAATGCGGGTGGGATTGCCGAAATGAGCTACCTGCCCGAAGAGGTTCGTGGCCGCACCGACATCCTGGATGCCGTGGGTAACACCACCGCCGCCACGGGTAAGGGTTTCGCCATTGCCTCGGCGGCCCTCACGGCGCTGGCGCTGTTTGCCGCGTTTGTGGGTATTTCAGGCATTTCGAGCATCGATATCTACAAAGCCGACGTGCTGTCGGGCCTGTTTGTGGGCGCCATGATCCCGTTCATTTTCTCATCGCTGGCGATTGCGGCGGTCGGTCGCGCAGCCATGTCGATGGTGGAAGAAGTGCGCCGTCAGTTCCGCGAGATTCCGGGCATCATGGAAGGAACGGGCAAACCGGAGTATGACAAGTGCGTCGCCATTTCCACGCAGGCGTCGATTCGGGAAATGATTCTGCCGGGGGCTATTGCGCTGTCGGTGCCCATCATCATCGGGTTCATCTTCGGCCCCGAAGTGCTCGGCGGTCTGCTGGCGGGCGTCACCGTATCGGGCGTGCTGATGGGGATTTTCCAGAACAACGCTGGTGGTGCCTGGGATAACGCCAAGAAATCGTTCGAGAAAGGGGTGCTCATCAACGGCGAGATGTTCTACAAGAAATCGGAGCCGCACAAGGCGTCGGTGACGGGCGATACCGTTGGTGATCCGTTTAAGGATACCTCGGGCCCGTCGATGAACATCCTCATCAAACTGATGTCAATTGTTTCGCTGGTCATTGCCCCGTACATCGCCATCAAGTCGAGCGATCAGGGGGCTCACGCCCGCGAGAATGTCACGGCAGCGGGTGGCGTAGCGGGCGTTGATCTGGAAAAATCGACGGCCGCCGACAATGCCAACGTTGCCACCCCCAACCGAGAGTTTACTCCGACTGATCTGACACTGGACGGCGGCACTTCGCTGAAGGGCGTCGATGTAGATGGCATCGAAGCCAACCTGCTTACGTTCATCAAATCGGACAAGGCCGTTGATAAAGACACCTGGTTTGATTTCGACCGGCTGACGTTTGAGACGGGCAGCGCCACGCTGAAGCCCGAGTCGCAGGAGCAGCTGAGCAACATCGCTGCCATCCTGAAAGCCTACCCCAACGTGAACGTGAAGCTAGGTGGCTATACCGACAACACCGGCGATGCCAACGCCAACCTGAAGCTGTCGAACGACCGCGCCGCCAGCGTGAAAGCGGAGCTGGTCAAGATGGGTATCGCCAACAGCCGACTGGAATCAGAAGGCTACGGCCAGGAACACCCCGTTGCCAGCAACGACACGGAAGAAGGCCGCGCCCAAAACCGCCGCATCTCGATCCGCGTGACGAAGAAATAAACGAATCATTGTTCGTTCATTCTATCGGGCCAGTTTCTAGCGCAGAAACTGGCCCGATTTGGTTTAACGTGCTTAAAAAGCATTAGAGATACGTAGTCCCCTGAAACTGCTGCTTGTACTGCCTTTATCAACTACGGCTACAAACCGCCAATGCCTGCCAGGCTTGCACCAATAGCTGCTCGACCTGTGTCCAGTCGGCCTCGGTGATGGCGTTGCCTTTCCGGTCCCGAAGAAGCATGGCTTGCGTGCGCAGGCGGCCATAATCGGCGCAACGGGCGATGGGTACGTGGTAAATACCCGCCACGATCCGGGTTTGCAGGGTTGCCCATTCGTCGGGGGTATATTGATCACGCTCGCGCCGGATCACCCACCATTCCAGTTCGTCGCGGGCGGCCTCAGGTACGTTCAGGGGTTGATCGCTTAGTTTGGCAATGGCCCCGTAAAACGCTTCCAGATCGGGCAGGGCGCGGGCGTAGTCGGGGCGTCCCCGGCCGTCTTTGAATAGGAAAGCGGCTTTGGCGGCATGACCCGCAATGACAAACGAACGCCAGAACGGTGCCCCCAATTGGTGCCGACATAACTGCGCCGACTGCCAGAACAGCGCCAGTGGTTTACGGTCGTAATACGATCGCCACATGGCCGCATCGAGCCGAGCCACTTCGGCGGGATCAAACTGCCGCAAAT comes from Fibrella aestuarina BUZ 2 and encodes:
- a CDS encoding sodium-translocating pyrophosphatase, which produces MQNSLYIVPLLGLVGLAVMIAKFSWVNRQEAGDARMQEIAGYIADGAIAFLKAEWRVLIVFGLIVGVLLAFAGSQVENSHWTIGIAFAVGAFTSAFAGYIGMKVATKANVRTAHAARTSLTRALDVSFTGGSVMGIGVAGLAVLGLSVLFIILYNYFVAGVAPVDGVLAVNGVPMEKALEVLAGFSLGAESIALFARVGGGIYTKAADVGADLVGKVEAGIPEDDPRNPATIADNVGDNVGDVAGMGADLFGSYVATILATMVLGREIVIPNDTIMGHAPIVLPVLIAGMGLIFSILACYLVRVKDDNGNVQGALNLGNWGSIILTVIASYFLVNAILPDTTMQIRGVEFTRSDVFYAILTGLAVGALMSTITEYYTAMGRRPVLSIIRQSATGAATNIIGGLSVGMESTVLPILVLAAGIYTSYHFAGLYGVAISAAGMMATTAMQLAIDAFGPIADNAGGIAEMSYLPEEVRGRTDILDAVGNTTAATGKGFAIASAALTALALFAAFVGISGISSIDIYKADVLSGLFVGAMIPFIFSSLAIAAVGRAAMSMVEEVRRQFREIPGIMEGTGKPEYDKCVAISTQASIREMILPGAIALSVPIIIGFIFGPEVLGGLLAGVTVSGVLMGIFQNNAGGAWDNAKKSFEKGVLINGEMFYKKSEPHKASVTGDTVGDPFKDTSGPSMNILIKLMSIVSLVIAPYIAIKSSDQGAHARENVTAAGGVAGVDLEKSTAADNANVATPNREFTPTDLTLDGGTSLKGVDVDGIEANLLTFIKSDKAVDKDTWFDFDRLTFETGSATLKPESQEQLSNIAAILKAYPNVNVKLGGYTDNTGDANANLKLSNDRAASVKAELVKMGIANSRLESEGYGQEHPVASNDTEEGRAQNRRISIRVTKK